The following proteins are encoded in a genomic region of Hymenobacter siberiensis:
- a CDS encoding DegT/DnrJ/EryC1/StrS family aminotransferase, whose amino-acid sequence MSILPAPPSPIQLLDLAAEHAALQPSLSEAVAEVMTSAAFIQGPAVGQFAAELGEYLGGAHITPCANGTDALTLALMSLRLPAGAEIIIPAFTYVATLEAAALLGLKPVLVDALPDTFNIDPAAVDAALTPRTGAIVAVHLFGQCADLEALRAISTRHGIPLIEDNAQALGASFTFANGETAYAGTVGEVGTTSFFPSKNLGCLGDGGALITHDAARAALLHQLANHGQSRKYHHQHIGLNSRLDTLQAALLRVKLRQLPANTAARQTVAARYDAALATVPGINIPARDARSSHVFHQYTIQVAETGRRDELQNHLHRCGVPTMIYYPLPVHAQPAYAYLGYQAGQFPVAERLCGAVLSLPIHPLLTAEQVDYVVQYVGEFFK is encoded by the coding sequence GTGTCCATACTCCCGGCCCCGCCCTCCCCCATTCAATTGCTCGATTTGGCTGCTGAGCACGCGGCGCTGCAACCATCACTCAGCGAGGCAGTTGCGGAGGTAATGACTTCGGCGGCCTTCATTCAGGGGCCGGCCGTGGGGCAGTTCGCAGCCGAGCTGGGCGAATACCTGGGCGGCGCGCACATCACCCCCTGCGCCAACGGCACCGACGCCCTCACCCTGGCCCTCATGAGCCTGCGCCTGCCGGCCGGAGCCGAAATCATCATCCCCGCCTTCACCTACGTGGCCACGCTGGAAGCCGCCGCCCTGCTGGGCCTGAAGCCAGTGCTGGTTGATGCACTCCCCGACACGTTCAACATCGACCCGGCCGCCGTGGATGCAGCCCTTACGCCGCGTACCGGCGCCATCGTAGCCGTGCATTTGTTTGGGCAATGTGCCGATTTGGAAGCACTACGGGCAATTTCTACCCGCCACGGCATTCCGCTAATTGAGGATAACGCCCAGGCGCTGGGCGCCTCATTCACCTTTGCAAATGGCGAAACAGCCTACGCCGGCACCGTAGGCGAAGTGGGCACCACGTCGTTTTTTCCCTCCAAAAACCTCGGCTGCCTCGGCGATGGCGGCGCGCTGATAACGCACGACGCGGCCCGTGCAGCCCTGCTCCACCAGCTGGCCAACCACGGCCAGAGCCGCAAATACCACCACCAGCACATCGGCCTCAACTCCCGCCTCGATACCCTGCAAGCCGCCCTGCTGCGGGTGAAGCTGCGGCAACTGCCCGCCAACACGGCAGCCCGCCAAACCGTGGCCGCCCGCTACGATGCCGCGCTGGCCACTGTGCCCGGCATAAACATTCCGGCCCGCGATGCGCGCAGCAGCCACGTTTTTCATCAGTACACCATTCAGGTAGCGGAAACCGGCCGGCGCGATGAGCTGCAAAACCACCTGCACCGCTGCGGCGTGCCCACCATGATTTACTACCCGCTGCCGGTGCACGCGCAGCCGGCCTATGCCTACCTGGGCTACCAGGCGGGGCAGTTTCCGGTGGCCGAACGGCTGTGCGGGGCAGTGTTGTCGCTGCCCATTCATCCGCTGCTGACGGCGGAACAGGTGGATTATGTGGTGCAATATGTCGGCGAGTTCTTCAAGTAA
- a CDS encoding Gfo/Idh/MocA family protein, translating into MQISTSPSVRFAICGVGHIGRRHAALVSRHEGAVLAALIDTRADLQPGLAAEFPGVPFFASLEAYLQTGPAADVLTVATPNGLHAPQAVAGLRHGLHVVIEKPIALHKADAETIVHTALQTGRLVFGVMQNRYSPPAAWLKQVYDEGRLGQVFLVQLNCFWNRDARYYKADGWKGTQALDGGTLFTQFSHFVDLLYWVFGDITNISARFRDFTHAGLTEFEDSGLVTFDLLRGGSGTLSYSTAVWDRNLESSLTVVAERGSLRIAGQYMDKVEYCHLEKYEMPPLPPTNAANDYGPFQGSAANHVQVIENVVDTVQRRSFATTNALEGLKVVEIIERIYALR; encoded by the coding sequence ATGCAAATTTCTACGTCGCCTTCCGTTCGTTTCGCCATCTGCGGCGTGGGCCACATTGGTCGCCGCCATGCCGCGCTGGTTTCGCGCCACGAGGGTGCCGTGCTGGCGGCCCTGATTGACACACGCGCCGACCTCCAACCCGGCCTCGCAGCTGAGTTTCCGGGCGTACCGTTCTTCGCATCGCTCGAAGCATACCTGCAAACCGGGCCGGCGGCCGACGTCCTCACCGTAGCCACGCCCAACGGCCTGCACGCCCCGCAGGCGGTGGCCGGCCTGCGCCACGGCCTGCACGTCGTCATCGAAAAGCCCATTGCGCTGCATAAGGCCGATGCCGAAACCATCGTGCACACGGCGCTGCAAACCGGGCGACTGGTATTTGGGGTGATGCAGAACCGCTACTCGCCCCCGGCCGCCTGGCTGAAACAGGTGTACGACGAGGGCCGGCTGGGCCAGGTGTTTCTGGTGCAGCTGAACTGCTTCTGGAACCGCGATGCCCGTTACTATAAGGCCGACGGCTGGAAGGGCACCCAGGCGCTCGACGGCGGCACATTATTCACCCAGTTCAGTCATTTTGTCGATTTGCTGTATTGGGTGTTTGGCGACATCACCAATATTTCGGCCCGATTCCGGGATTTCACCCACGCCGGTCTTACGGAATTTGAGGACAGCGGCCTCGTGACCTTCGACCTGTTGCGCGGCGGAAGCGGCACCCTCAGCTATAGCACCGCCGTGTGGGACCGCAACCTCGAAAGCTCCCTCACCGTGGTGGCCGAGCGCGGCAGCCTGCGCATCGCGGGCCAGTACATGGACAAGGTGGAGTACTGCCACCTCGAAAAATACGAGATGCCCCCGCTGCCCCCCACCAACGCCGCCAACGACTACGGCCCCTTCCAGGGCTCGGCCGCCAACCATGTGCAGGTCATCGAAAACGTGGTGGATACCGTGCAGCGCCGCAGCTTCGCCACGACCAATGCGCTGGAAGGGCTGAAAGTGGTGGAGATAATTGAGCGGATTTACGCGTTGCGGTAG